One genomic window of Arachis stenosperma cultivar V10309 chromosome 10, arast.V10309.gnm1.PFL2, whole genome shotgun sequence includes the following:
- the LOC130957651 gene encoding uncharacterized protein LOC130957651, whose protein sequence is MSSRGSERGIRKGNLVVKPKQERRGGNSSASTSNVSRYYRSMTLTDFLKNGPPQFNGNANALEADQWFREVERISYTQHIPEVQSVEIVTHMLEGDAQNWWQELCHTLQVELTDVPWHRFKIEFYGRYFLHAFRIAKELELMQLKQKDMSVADYTREFDNLCRFSKICQGNPADYEERKCAQYEKGLSRDIFNYVYPQKLTNFTELAKKSQLAEDRCLKWTLLQEGFGETAPEEPHRAGLRMCFRYGAPGHMSRDCPRGRAANTGWP, encoded by the coding sequence ATGTCGTCTCGTGGATCCGAACGAGGTATACGGAAAGGAAATCTCGTGGTTAAACCAAAGCAAGAACGTCGAGGTGGAAACTCTAGTGCTAGTACGAGTAACGTAAGTCGATACTATAGGTCAATGACCCTTACTGATTTCCTCAAGAATGGTCCACCTCAGTTTAACGGAAACGCAAATGCCCTGGAGGCTGATCAGTGGTTTCGAGAAGTAGAGAGGATTTCGTACACTCAGCACATTCCTGAAGTACAGTCAGTAGAGATAGTGACTCATATGTTGGAGGGAGATGCTCAAAATTGGTGGCAAGAATTGTGTCATACCTTGCAGGTGGAGTTAACAGATGTCCCTTGGCATAGATTCAAGATAGAGTTTTATGGGAGATATTTCTTGCATGCCTTTCGCATTGCAAAGGAATTGGAGTTAATGCAGCTGAAGCAAAAGGATATGTCCGTCGCTGACTATACTCGTGAATTTGACAACCTGTGCCGTTTCTCAAAAATTTGTCAAGGAAATCCAGCCGATTATGAGGAACGGAAGTGTGCTCAGTATGAGAAAGGACTAAGTAGAGATATCTTTAATTACGTGTATCCACAAAAGCTAACAAATTTCACTGAGTTAGCTAAGAAGAGCCAGCTCGCAGAGGATCGCTGCTTGAAGTGGACACTGCTACAGGAAGGCTTTGGTGAGACTGCTCCAGAGGAGCCGCACAGGGCTGGACTGAGAATGTGCTTTCGATATGGAGCACCAGGACACATGTCTAGGGATTGTCCGCGTGGAAGAGCCGCAAATACGGGATGGCCATGA